One Papaver somniferum cultivar HN1 chromosome 10, ASM357369v1, whole genome shotgun sequence genomic window carries:
- the LOC113317583 gene encoding non-classical arabinogalactan protein 30-like, with product MGFISHKLPIDMICVVSLLFIMSLTLNMVSSSEVVYDDHPGEFDDDVDFDEIHTVGSSPSPGSSPAPAPGPSSHLPPRSLVAVQGVVYCKPCKYHGIATLLGATPLPGAIVRLACNNSRYTIREETKTDKNGYFFLQASKRITTYGVHKCKMFLVSSPVNTCNKPTDLHFGLSGSNLIMERKQPPSLTASPVPYTLYSTRGPFAFDPTSCPQT from the exons ATGGGTTTCATTTCTCATAAACTCCCAATCGACATGATTTGTGTGGTTAGTCTTCTGTTCATTATGAGTTTAACCCTTAACATGGTTAGTAGTAGTGAAGTGGTTTATGATGATCATCCAGGAGaatttgatgatgatgttgatttcGATGAGATACACACTGTTGGATCTTCCCCATCCCCGGGTTCGAGTCCTGCTCCAGCTCCAGGTCCGAGTTCTCATCTCCCACCCAGAAGTCTAGTGGCTGTTCAAGGCGTTGTTTACTGTAAGCCATGCAAATATCATGGTATTGCTACTCTTTTGGGTGCCACACCACTGCCTG GTGCGATTGTGAGGTTGGCATGTAACAACAGCAGGTATACTATAAGAGAAGAAACGAAAACAGACAAGAACGGTTATTTCTTTCTACAAGCATCAAAGAGGATTACTACCTATGGAGTACATAAATGCAAGATGTTCCTAGTATCATCACCAGTGAATACATGCAACAAACCAACTGATCTACATTTTGGGTTAAGTGGTTCCAACTTGATCATGGAAAGGAAACAACCTCCTTCACTCACTGCATCACCAGTTCCTTATACACTATACAGTACTCGGGGTCCTTTTGCTTTTGATCCAACCTCTTGTCCCCAAACTTGA